In the Oceanivirga salmonicida genome, ATAATAATTGAATAAAATATATCTATATTTCTAGTTAATATTACAGTTAACATAATAGTTATAATAAATATAAATGTTTTAGTATAATTTTTCATAAAATCGCCTCTTTTCAAAATAAGTATACTCTTTTAATACTAATTTGTATATAAGTATAATTCAGTTCTTTTTATTAAAATATGAATTTTACTTATATTATTTAAAGATATAACCTAAAAAAAAATTTAGTTTATAAAATATTTACACACATTTTATAAAGATTTTTTACACACAGTTATGAACATAAAAACATAATTTTTTACCTTTTAGCATTTAACTTTCCACAAATACACAGTACATAATAAGAATAATAATTAAATTATAGAATATATATTAAAAATCTATTCTATTTTTTTTCACCTAAATATTTATAATTTCTAAAAAAGTAGACCAAGACAATATTTTATGTTAAAATACAAAAGGTTTCGCAATCAAAATAACAAATAAGGAGGCAAAATGGAAATAGTAATTGCAGGAGCAGGAGCAATGGGTGCCACATATGGTGCTATGCTCAAAAAAAGTGGAAATAATGTAATTTTCCTTGATGAATGGCAAGATAATGTAGATACAATTAACAATTCAGGAGTGAAATTTATAAACTTATCAAAAGAAGAAAAACTTGAGATTAAAGCATATAAACCAGTAGAATATAAAAAAATACCTGATTTAATAATTGTTTTTACAAAATCTATGCAACTAGATAATATGTTAACTAATATTAAGCATTTATTTGGAGAAAATACCAAAGTACTATGTTTATTAAACGGATTAGGACATATAGAAACATTAAAAAAATATGTTGAACCTAAAAATATTTTAATAGGTGTAACAGTTTTAACCGCACAAATGAAAAAGGCAGGAGTATTTGAAGTTACAAGTTATGGAAATACTGAAATTCAAAATATAACAAAAGATGGAGAAAAAAGCGCTAAAGAAATTGTTACGACAATAAATAATACTGGATTACCTTGTATTTATTCAAAAGATATAATTTATTCTATTTGGAGAAAAGCATGTATAAACGGAACAATGAATGCATGTTGTGCTTTATTAGATTGTAATATGATTGAATTAGGAAAAAGTCCTAATTTAGAAAAAATATTAAGAACTATAGTTGAAGAATTTTCTATGGTTGCAAAATATGAAGGTGTAAATATAGATATAGATGAAATAACTGAATTAGTTTGTTGGTTTACAACACCAGAATTTAAAGGAAGTTCTCATTATCCATCAATGCACCAAGATTTAATAAAAAACAACAGATATACAGAAATAGATTATTTAAATGGTTATGTAGCAAAAAAAGCAAAAGAAAATGGAGATAATGCTAAATTTTGTGAACTTATAACTTTATTAGTACATTCAAAAGAACAAATATTAGGAGCAAAATAGTGAAAGCAAAAGAATTTATAGGAAAAATATTAAACGGTTTATCAATAGGTATAGTTGTAGCATTAATACCCAACGCAGTATTATCAGCAATATTAAAACCTTATATAGCAAATATGTATGTTGCAACATTACTAGATTCATTAGTTATAATGCAAGCATTAGTTTCAGCAATAATAGGAATATTAGTAGGATTACAATTTGGATTTAATCCAATGAAAGCATCAATTATAGGGGCAACAACTTTTATATCATCAGGAGTTATTATTAGAACAAGTGAAGGGCTAGTTATTAAGGGAGTAGGAGATTTAATAAATGTTATGATTTTTTCTGCCATAGCCGTACTAGTTACATTATGGCTAGATGATAAATTAGGTTCAGTTACAATAGTATTACAACCTATAATAGGAGCATTTATAGGGTTTATTGGTTTAATGTGTCTACCATATGTATCTAGTGTAACTACTAGTATAGGACTGCTTATAATTAGATTTACAACATTACAACCATTAATTATGTGTATATTTATAACAATTTCATTTGGAATAATAGTAATATCACCTATATCAACAGTGGCAATAGGATTTGCAATAGGTCTAACAGGTTTAGCATCAGGTTCTGCTAATATGGGAATTACGGTAACTGCAGCAGTATTAGTTATTGGTTCAATATTTGCTAAAAATAAATCAGGAGTAACATTAGCAGTTTTATTAGGTGCCATGAAAATGATGATACCTAATATTGCTAAAAATCCAATAATGTATTTACCCATAATAGTTACTTCAATAGGTGGAGCATTAGGAGTAAAAATTTTAGGAATTACAGGTACAGCCAAAACAGCAGGTTTTGGTATAGTAGGTCTTATAGGACCAATAGAAGCATATGCTCAATTAGTACAAATAGGATCATCAGCACCAATAATGATAATAATAACAGCTTATTTAATTATACCATTTGGATTAGCATTACTAATACATATATTATTTACAAGAGTTATAAAAATTTATTCAGACGATATTTATAAATTTGAAAATTAAATAAATAAAAAAGAATTAATTTATTTAAAATGGGGGGACATTTTAATTATAACAATAATAATTCTTGGAGAAGCAATATATAATTCAACAATAGGGTATCTATATTTTATGAAAATTTTCTTTCCATACATATCAAGGAATTATTTTAGCAATTTCTATTGGAATAATATTAGGATTAATTAATTATTATATGTATACTAAAATATTTAAAGAAAAAAATTTAATATCATTTTTTATTGCTCATGGAATAGCAGATATATTTGGATTAACGATATTATCATATATTTTGGTTTGAAATTATTGAAAAAAATGCTATAATATATTAATTAAAAAATAAAGAAAAAGAGGTGAAAATATGTCATACATATATTGGGGGCTACTTACAGGAATATTTATTGTTGTAGAAATAGCAATTCCTGCTCTTGTATCAGTTTGGTTTGCAATCTCTGCATTTATAGTCATGCTGTTATCATTTTTTATAACTGATATTAAAATCCAAATATTAATATTTACAATAATATCAATTGCTTTAATGCTTACAACACAAAAATGGGTTAAAAAGACATTAAATAGCGAAAAAAACAGTAACGTTGGAGATGAAGTTACAGTAATAAAAAAAATAGAAGATAATAAATATGAAATAAGATATAAGGGGGGAATTTGGACCGCTATATCTAATGAAAACTTTGATGAAAAGGAAAAAGCATTTATTAAAGAATATAAAGGAAATAAGATAATAATAGAAAGAAGGTAAAATATGGGCGGAGCATTTGTATTAGGAATAACAGTAATTTTATTTGCTATAATTATAGCAATATTATTTAATGGTATAAAAATAGTACCAGAATCATATGTTTATATAATTCAAAGATTAGGTAAATATAATAAACAATTACATGCAGGTTTTAATATAATAAATCCATTTTTTGATTCAGTTTCAAAAAAGGTAGTTTTAAAGGAAATGGTTAAAGATTTCCCTCCACAACCTGTAATTACAAAAGATAATGCAACTATGATGATAGATACGGTTGTATATTTCCAAATAACAGACCCTAAGTTATATACTTATGGAGTTGAAAATCCAATTTCAGCAATTGAAAATTTAACAGCAACAACATTAAGAAACATTATAGGGGATTTAACAGTTGACCAAACTTTAACATCAAGAGATACAATAAATTCAAAAATGAGAATAGAATTAGATGAAGCAACAGACCCTTGGGGGATAAAAGTAAATAGAGTTGAATTAAAGAGTATTATTCCACCTGAAGAAATTAGAGAAGCAATGGAAAAAGAAATGAAGGCAGAACGTGTTAAAAGAGCAACAGTTTTAGAAGCACAAGCTAAAAAAGAAAGTGCTATTTTAATTGCTGAAGGAGAAAAGCAAGCAGCAATATTAAGAGCAGAAGCAGAAAAAGAAGTTCAAATTAAAGAAGCTGAAGGACAAGCTGAAGCATTAAAAACTATGAAAACTGCCGAAAGTGAAGGTATAAGATTACTAAATGAAAATGTACCAAAAGAAGAAATTTTAAAAATACAAGCTCTAAGAACTTTAAGTGAAGTAGCAGATGGTAAGGCAACTAAGATAATAATACCTAGCGAAATACAAAATTTAGCAAGTTTAATAACTAGCATTAAGGAATTATAATGAAAAAAATATATAGAAGCAAAAAAGATAGAATGATATTTGGAGTATGTGGTGGACTAGGAGAATATTTTGAAGTAGACCCATCAATTATTAGAATAGTATGGATTTTTTCTTGTGCTTTTTTCGGACTAACAATACTTCCTTATTTTATAATAGCAGTAATTTTGCCAGAAGACCCAAGAACAGGTCAATGTAATCACAAATGTAAATGTGATGAAAATACAATAGAATATGAAGATTAAAAAAAATTAAGATAATAAAAGAAAATATCATGCTATAAAGTGTGATATTTTTTGTATGAAATAAATATCATAATGAATAAAAAAAGATAAATTAGTAAAATTTTATTCGATTTATTATTAAATGTAAATAAGTAAATATTTAGTGTTTTTTTCATAACTTTTTAATTCCATTGAAAAAAAAACTCCTAAATGGTAAAATAAACATATCAAATTAAAAGGAGAAAATACTTGGGAAACAGTAATTTATATATAATAATTTTAATAGTTGCAATATTTACTATTATTTTTAGAATTTTACCTATATTTATAAAAATACCTGAAAACAATAAATATATTAATACTTTTTTTGATATATTACCTATATCAATATTATCTGTTTTGGCTATTCCAGAAGTATTTGTATCTTTGGGGAATAATTACATAGATATAATAATTAGTATATTAGGAGTAATATTTGTAGCATATTTAACATATACGAAAAAGAGTTTAGCTTTTATTGCGATGACATCAATTTTTTTTATTGGCACATTAAGGGGGTTAAGTTTTGGAAGTTTTTGAAATAAAAAAAGAAGTAAAAAATATATATGACGGATTAAAAAACTCTTTAATAATAAAAGAAAAAGAAGAAAAAATAAAAAAATTAGAAAAAGAAGTTTTAAAAGAAGGTTTTTGGGATAGAGAAGATAATAAATTAATTCTACAAGAAATAAATAAAAATAAAATATTTATTCAAGATACATATAGAATAATAGAAACTTATGAAAACATACAAATTTTATTAGAGTTTATAGATAGTGGAG is a window encoding:
- a CDS encoding 2-dehydropantoate 2-reductase, which encodes MEIVIAGAGAMGATYGAMLKKSGNNVIFLDEWQDNVDTINNSGVKFINLSKEEKLEIKAYKPVEYKKIPDLIIVFTKSMQLDNMLTNIKHLFGENTKVLCLLNGLGHIETLKKYVEPKNILIGVTVLTAQMKKAGVFEVTSYGNTEIQNITKDGEKSAKEIVTTINNTGLPCIYSKDIIYSIWRKACINGTMNACCALLDCNMIELGKSPNLEKILRTIVEEFSMVAKYEGVNIDIDEITELVCWFTTPEFKGSSHYPSMHQDLIKNNRYTEIDYLNGYVAKKAKENGDNAKFCELITLLVHSKEQILGAK
- a CDS encoding PTS sugar transporter subunit IIC, producing the protein MKAKEFIGKILNGLSIGIVVALIPNAVLSAILKPYIANMYVATLLDSLVIMQALVSAIIGILVGLQFGFNPMKASIIGATTFISSGVIIRTSEGLVIKGVGDLINVMIFSAIAVLVTLWLDDKLGSVTIVLQPIIGAFIGFIGLMCLPYVSSVTTSIGLLIIRFTTLQPLIMCIFITISFGIIVISPISTVAIGFAIGLTGLASGSANMGITVTAAVLVIGSIFAKNKSGVTLAVLLGAMKMMIPNIAKNPIMYLPIIVTSIGGALGVKILGITGTAKTAGFGIVGLIGPIEAYAQLVQIGSSAPIMIIITAYLIIPFGLALLIHILFTRVIKIYSDDIYKFEN
- a CDS encoding NfeD family protein, yielding MSYIYWGLLTGIFIVVEIAIPALVSVWFAISAFIVMLLSFFITDIKIQILIFTIISIALMLTTQKWVKKTLNSEKNSNVGDEVTVIKKIEDNKYEIRYKGGIWTAISNENFDEKEKAFIKEYKGNKIIIERR
- a CDS encoding SPFH domain-containing protein produces the protein MGGAFVLGITVILFAIIIAILFNGIKIVPESYVYIIQRLGKYNKQLHAGFNIINPFFDSVSKKVVLKEMVKDFPPQPVITKDNATMMIDTVVYFQITDPKLYTYGVENPISAIENLTATTLRNIIGDLTVDQTLTSRDTINSKMRIELDEATDPWGIKVNRVELKSIIPPEEIREAMEKEMKAERVKRATVLEAQAKKESAILIAEGEKQAAILRAEAEKEVQIKEAEGQAEALKTMKTAESEGIRLLNENVPKEEILKIQALRTLSEVADGKATKIIIPSEIQNLASLITSIKEL
- a CDS encoding PspC domain-containing protein, producing MKKIYRSKKDRMIFGVCGGLGEYFEVDPSIIRIVWIFSCAFFGLTILPYFIIAVILPEDPRTGQCNHKCKCDENTIEYED
- a CDS encoding AzlD domain-containing protein; the protein is MGNSNLYIIILIVAIFTIIFRILPIFIKIPENNKYINTFFDILPISILSVLAIPEVFVSLGNNYIDIIISILGVIFVAYLTYTKKSLAFIAMTSIFFIGTLRGLSFGSF